The Candidatus Kryptonium sp. genome contains a region encoding:
- the rpsC gene encoding 30S ribosomal protein S3 gives MGQKTNPIGFRLGIIKDWDAHWYDDKNFAEKLREDLMIRDYIRSRLKRSGVSRIMIDRKTKQIEIKIYTSRPGVVIGKGGKDIELLQEELKRLTGKDVRIEVIEIKRPELDAYLVAESIATQIENRVSYRRAMKAAVTSAMRMGAQGIKVMCSGRLAGAEIARSEWYLEGRVPLHTIRADIDFAIAEALTIYGKIGVKVWIFKGEVLGRKPQLR, from the coding sequence TTGGGACAGAAAACAAATCCAATAGGTTTTAGGCTCGGAATAATAAAAGATTGGGACGCGCACTGGTATGATGATAAAAACTTCGCAGAGAAGCTGCGTGAGGATTTGATGATCCGTGATTATATCCGAAGCCGTCTTAAAAGAAGCGGTGTTTCAAGAATAATGATTGATAGAAAAACGAAACAGATTGAAATCAAAATTTATACTTCTCGTCCCGGAGTAGTCATCGGAAAAGGTGGCAAAGATATTGAATTGTTGCAAGAGGAATTGAAGAGATTGACAGGTAAAGATGTCAGAATTGAGGTTATTGAAATTAAGCGTCCCGAGCTTGATGCTTATCTTGTAGCAGAATCAATAGCAACACAGATTGAAAACAGGGTTTCTTACAGAAGGGCAATGAAAGCAGCTGTAACATCTGCAATGAGGATGGGAGCTCAAGGAATTAAAGTTATGTGCTCGGGAAGATTGGCAGGAGCTGAAATAGCAAGAAGTGAATGGTATCTTGAAGGTAGGGTTCCGCTTCATACAATAAGAGCGGATATTGATTTCGCTATAGCAGAAGCTCTGACAATTTACGGAAAAATAGGTGTTAAAGTTTGGATCTTTAAAGGTGAAGTTTTAGGAAGGAAACCACAACTTCGTTAA
- the rpsH gene encoding 30S ribosomal protein S8, whose protein sequence is MMTDPIADFLTRIRNAVRARHKVVEAPSSKLKRAIAQILLEQKFIKGYEVIEDGKQGILRIYLKYTEDGEPAITNLVRVSKPGRRIYVGVDEIPRVLNGLGIAILTTPKGVMTDRRARKERVGGEVICYVW, encoded by the coding sequence ATGATGACCGATCCAATTGCAGATTTCTTAACAAGAATAAGAAACGCAGTTAGGGCAAGACATAAAGTAGTTGAAGCGCCTTCTTCAAAACTTAAAAGAGCAATCGCTCAAATTTTGCTTGAACAGAAATTTATAAAAGGATATGAAGTTATTGAGGACGGGAAGCAAGGGATTTTGAGAATTTATCTCAAGTATACTGAAGATGGTGAACCTGCTATTACGAACCTTGTTCGCGTTAGCAAACCTGGACGCAGAATTTATGTCGGAGTTGATGAGATACCAAGAGTTTTAAATGGACTTGGAATTGCGATTTTGACTACACCGAAAGGAGTTATGACCGACCGTCGTGCGAGAAAGGAAAGAGTTGGTGGAGAAGTTATCTGCTATGTATGGTAA
- the rplE gene encoding 50S ribosomal protein L5, protein MAKEKKQKKQQEIQEIEETHEKVVPRLKKLYQEVIIPEMMKKFGYKNVMQVPRLVKIVVNMGVGQATQEPKLLEMAMKELAKITGQQPVIRRAKKSISNFKLRAGMAIGCKVTLRRERMYEFLDRLINAAIPRIRDFRGLSDKSFDGRGNYTLGIKEHIIFPEINVDEVERIFGMDITIVTTAKTDEEAYELLRLFGMPFRKREVVVEEKAVA, encoded by the coding sequence ATGGCAAAGGAAAAAAAGCAGAAAAAACAGCAAGAAATCCAAGAGATTGAAGAAACGCACGAGAAAGTAGTTCCGAGATTGAAAAAACTTTATCAGGAAGTTATAATCCCGGAGATGATGAAAAAGTTTGGCTATAAAAATGTAATGCAAGTGCCACGACTTGTTAAGATCGTCGTAAATATGGGCGTTGGGCAAGCAACGCAAGAGCCTAAACTCCTTGAAATGGCTATGAAAGAACTTGCAAAAATTACCGGTCAGCAACCTGTTATAAGGCGAGCGAAAAAATCAATTTCAAACTTCAAGTTAAGAGCTGGGATGGCGATCGGATGCAAAGTTACATTAAGAAGAGAACGAATGTATGAGTTCCTTGATAGATTGATAAATGCAGCGATCCCAAGAATTAGGGACTTCAGAGGTCTGTCTGATAAATCGTTTGATGGGCGAGGGAATTATACGCTTGGAATCAAAGAGCACATAATTTTCCCTGAAATAAATGTTGATGAGGTTGAAAGAATTTTTGGTATGGATATCACCATAGTAACAACTGCGAAAACCGATGAAGAAGCTTATGAGCTGTTGAGATTATTTGGAATGCCGTTTAGAAAGCGCGAAGTCGTTGTAGAAGAAAAAGCAGTAGCGTAA
- the rplN gene encoding 50S ribosomal protein L14 translates to MIRRETDLVVADNSGAKKVRCIGIIGQHQRLTATVGDIIVVSIKSAIPGAPVKKGEVSRAVVVRTKKEIRRKDGSYVRFDENAVVLLDKYGEPRGTRIFGPVARELREKQFMKIISLAPEVI, encoded by the coding sequence ATGATAAGAAGAGAAACTGATCTTGTAGTTGCGGATAATTCAGGTGCTAAAAAAGTTCGTTGTATAGGTATCATAGGGCAACATCAAAGGTTAACAGCAACTGTTGGAGATATCATTGTCGTCTCAATAAAGAGCGCAATCCCAGGCGCACCTGTTAAAAAGGGTGAGGTTTCGCGCGCTGTTGTCGTCAGAACCAAGAAAGAGATAAGACGTAAAGATGGATCATATGTAAGATTTGATGAGAACGCTGTCGTCTTGCTTGATAAATATGGTGAGCCAAGAGGGACGAGAATTTTCGGACCTGTTGCTAGGGAATTGCGTGAAAAACAGTTTATGAAAATAATATCACTTGCACCAGAGGTAATTTAA
- the rplR gene encoding 50S ribosomal protein L18, whose product MIKREFRKKKLRREKIRKRVRSRIFGTPERPRLSVYRSLKHIYAQIIDDTKGHTLVAMSSLSKEIADQVKNAKTKTEVSKIVGLALAKKALEKGITKVVFDRNGYKYHGRVKALAEAAREGGLVF is encoded by the coding sequence ATGATAAAGCGAGAATTTAGAAAGAAAAAATTACGAAGGGAAAAGATACGAAAGCGCGTAAGATCAAGGATTTTTGGAACACCTGAAAGACCAAGATTGTCGGTTTATAGAAGCTTGAAACATATTTACGCTCAGATAATTGATGACACCAAAGGTCATACGCTTGTGGCGATGTCAAGCTTATCAAAAGAGATAGCAGATCAAGTTAAAAACGCAAAAACAAAAACAGAAGTTAGTAAAATTGTTGGGCTCGCACTTGCAAAGAAAGCACTTGAGAAAGGGATAACGAAAGTTGTATTTGATAGAAACGGTTATAAATATCACGGGAGAGTAAAAGCCCTTGCAGAAGCAGCTCGCGAAGGAGGTTTAGTTTTCTAA
- the rplW gene encoding 50S ribosomal protein L23, translated as MPSILIRPIVTEKSTILRDKNQYVFEVAMKANKIEIKKEIETRFNVKVKKVRTMIVKGKRKFMLTRRGRFEGKRRDWKKAIVVLEPGYKIDIFENI; from the coding sequence ATGCCAAGTATTTTAATTAGACCAATAGTTACGGAGAAATCAACGATCTTGCGAGATAAGAATCAGTATGTTTTTGAGGTCGCTATGAAAGCAAACAAGATTGAGATAAAGAAAGAGATTGAAACAAGATTTAATGTTAAGGTGAAAAAAGTTAGGACGATGATTGTCAAAGGCAAAAGGAAGTTTATGTTAACAAGGCGTGGTAGATTTGAAGGAAAGCGGCGTGATTGGAAAAAAGCTATTGTCGTCCTTGAACCTGGTTATAAGATTGATATTTTTGAGAACATTTAA
- the rplF gene encoding 50S ribosomal protein L6, translating into MSRIGKKPIPIPKGVKVEKLNGVLKVSGPKGELTAQVHPRIEIEVAQDQVLVKRKSDSRTDKALHGLWRALINNMVIGVSQGYMKKLEIVGIGYRAELKGKALVLYLGYSHPIIFIPPDGIKIEVPQPTNIIVSGIDKALVGQVAAKIRSFRPPEPYKGKGIRYEGEVIRMKAGKAAGK; encoded by the coding sequence ATGTCAAGAATTGGAAAAAAGCCAATACCTATTCCAAAAGGTGTAAAAGTTGAGAAATTAAACGGAGTTTTAAAAGTATCAGGTCCAAAGGGTGAACTTACCGCTCAAGTTCATCCGAGAATAGAAATTGAAGTAGCACAAGATCAAGTTCTCGTAAAGAGAAAAAGTGACTCAAGAACAGACAAAGCATTGCATGGATTGTGGAGGGCTTTGATTAACAATATGGTGATAGGAGTTTCTCAGGGTTATATGAAGAAGCTTGAGATCGTTGGGATTGGATATAGGGCTGAGTTAAAAGGCAAGGCGCTTGTCCTTTATCTTGGTTATTCTCATCCGATAATTTTTATTCCTCCAGATGGTATTAAAATAGAAGTTCCTCAGCCAACGAACATTATAGTAAGTGGTATTGATAAAGCTCTTGTCGGTCAGGTTGCTGCGAAGATTCGCTCTTTTAGACCACCTGAACCATACAAGGGCAAAGGCATTCGCTATGAAGGTGAAGTTATAAGAATGAAAGCTGGAAAAGCAGCAGGTAAATAA
- the rplB gene encoding 50S ribosomal protein L2 — protein sequence MPVKTYKPITPGRRFYTVSDFSDITKTEPEKSLVVPLKKHAGRNNQGRITVRHRGGGHKRMYRIIDFKRDKIGIPAKVAAIEYDPNRSARIALLHYVDGEKRYIIAPDGLKVGDMVMSGPDAEIKVGNALPLRNIPVGEFVHNIELRPGKGGQIARSAGAYAQVMAKEGNFALLRLPSGELRKIHLSCYATIGIVSNLDHENITIGKAGRARWLGRRPYVRGVAMNPVDHPHGGGEGKAPQGNPHPVSPWGWHTKGKKTRKKNKASDKYIVARRKKK from the coding sequence ATGCCTGTAAAGACATATAAACCTATAACGCCCGGAAGAAGGTTTTACACTGTTTCAGATTTTTCAGACATAACGAAGACAGAGCCCGAGAAATCGCTCGTTGTCCCGTTAAAAAAGCACGCTGGCAGAAATAATCAAGGGCGAATCACTGTAAGGCACCGTGGTGGCGGTCATAAAAGAATGTATAGAATTATTGATTTTAAACGTGATAAAATTGGTATTCCTGCAAAGGTTGCTGCAATAGAATACGATCCCAACAGAAGTGCAAGGATAGCGCTTTTGCATTATGTTGATGGTGAGAAAAGATATATTATTGCTCCAGATGGACTGAAAGTTGGTGATATGGTTATGTCAGGTCCGGATGCTGAAATAAAAGTTGGAAACGCGTTGCCATTGAGAAATATACCTGTTGGTGAGTTTGTTCACAATATTGAACTTCGTCCTGGAAAGGGAGGTCAAATTGCAAGAAGTGCAGGTGCATATGCACAGGTTATGGCCAAAGAAGGAAACTTTGCTCTTTTGCGTCTTCCGTCAGGTGAGTTGAGAAAGATTCACTTGAGCTGCTATGCAACAATTGGAATAGTGAGCAATCTTGATCACGAAAACATTACGATCGGTAAAGCCGGAAGAGCACGATGGTTGGGAAGAAGACCTTATGTTCGTGGCGTTGCGATGAACCCAGTGGATCATCCACATGGTGGTGGTGAAGGTAAGGCTCCGCAAGGTAATCCTCATCCTGTTTCGCCGTGGGGCTGGCATACGAAAGGTAAGAAGACGCGAAAGAAAAACAAAGCATCAGATAAATACATAGTCGCAAGAAGAAAGAAAAAATAA
- the rpmD gene encoding 50S ribosomal protein L30, protein MAKKLKITQVRSIIGTPEKQRRTIKALGLGKPHKTVIHYDSPVIRGMINKVKHLVVVEEIEDGGENA, encoded by the coding sequence ATGGCAAAAAAACTTAAAATCACTCAGGTAAGAAGCATAATTGGAACGCCGGAGAAACAACGCAGGACGATAAAAGCACTTGGCTTGGGAAAGCCTCATAAAACTGTAATTCACTATGATTCACCAGTAATTCGTGGAATGATAAATAAAGTTAAACATCTCGTGGTTGTAGAGGAAATAGAAGATGGAGGTGAAAATGCCTAA
- the rplP gene encoding 50S ribosomal protein L16, protein MLMPSRTKYRKQQRGRLKGKSYRASTLAFGDYGLKALEPAWITNKQIEAARVAISRTLKRGGKIWIRIFPDKPYTKKPAETRMGKGKGNVEGWVAVVKPGRIMFEVGGVSRDVAEEALKLAADKLPIKTKFVARVEAGG, encoded by the coding sequence ATGTTAATGCCAAGTAGAACGAAATACAGAAAACAACAGCGCGGTCGTTTGAAAGGTAAATCGTATCGTGCATCTACGCTTGCATTTGGAGATTATGGTTTAAAAGCACTTGAGCCAGCGTGGATAACAAACAAGCAAATAGAAGCAGCACGTGTTGCAATTTCAAGGACTTTGAAAAGAGGTGGAAAAATTTGGATAAGGATTTTCCCTGATAAGCCATATACAAAGAAACCAGCTGAGACACGAATGGGTAAAGGAAAAGGTAATGTGGAAGGTTGGGTCGCTGTTGTTAAACCTGGTAGGATAATGTTTGAGGTTGGTGGTGTGAGCCGAGATGTTGCCGAAGAAGCTCTAAAGCTTGCAGCGGACAAATTACCTATAAAGACGAAATTCGTTGCAAGAGTTGAAGCAGGTGGCTAA
- the rplV gene encoding 50S ribosomal protein L22 — protein MEAKAIARYIPSSPRKMRVVIDLIRGKSVDEALNILHYTPKRAAKIAEKVLRSAVANFMNKETERRIDISELYVKEAYVDPGPMLKRVLPAPFGRAYIIRRRSNHLTIVVAEKSEKEKNKSKTK, from the coding sequence ATGGAAGCTAAAGCAATTGCAAGGTATATACCATCCTCGCCGAGGAAGATGAGAGTCGTGATTGATTTAATAAGAGGAAAATCAGTTGATGAAGCACTTAACATTTTACATTATACTCCGAAGCGAGCAGCAAAAATCGCTGAGAAAGTTTTAAGGTCAGCAGTTGCTAACTTTATGAACAAAGAAACGGAAAGAAGAATTGATATATCGGAACTTTATGTCAAAGAAGCATATGTTGATCCGGGACCGATGTTAAAGCGAGTCCTGCCTGCCCCATTTGGCAGGGCTTATATCATAAGGAGAAGAAGCAATCATTTAACTATTGTAGTTGCTGAAAAATCAGAAAAAGAAAAAAATAAATCAAAAACAAAGTAG
- the rplC gene encoding 50S ribosomal protein L3: MTGLIGKKLGMTTIFGENGVAIPCTVLEVGPCYVVQVKTKEQDGYEALQLGFGIKKEKRTPKPLQGHFKKANVPNLRVLKEFKGFDISKYKPGDQIRVEDVFAVGDLVKVTGRSKGKGFQGVVKRHGFGGGPKTHGQSDRHRAPGSVGSSSFPSHTFKGQRMAGHMGDEQVTVRNLEVVEVIPDANLLVVKGSVPGAKNSYVKITKVS; the protein is encoded by the coding sequence ATGACTGGATTGATAGGAAAAAAACTTGGAATGACCACAATTTTTGGTGAAAATGGTGTTGCTATACCGTGCACCGTCCTTGAAGTTGGACCTTGCTATGTTGTTCAAGTGAAAACCAAAGAGCAAGATGGTTACGAAGCGCTACAGCTTGGTTTTGGAATAAAAAAGGAGAAGAGAACGCCTAAGCCATTGCAAGGACATTTCAAGAAGGCAAATGTTCCTAATCTAAGAGTGTTAAAGGAGTTTAAAGGCTTTGACATAAGTAAATATAAACCAGGTGATCAGATAAGAGTTGAAGATGTTTTTGCTGTCGGTGATCTTGTTAAAGTAACAGGAAGATCAAAAGGTAAAGGTTTTCAAGGAGTTGTGAAAAGGCACGGATTTGGCGGTGGTCCCAAGACGCACGGGCAAAGTGACAGGCATAGGGCACCTGGTTCAGTTGGTTCAAGCTCATTCCCATCTCATACATTTAAAGGTCAACGAATGGCTGGGCATATGGGTGATGAACAAGTTACAGTGAGAAATCTTGAAGTCGTAGAAGTAATTCCCGATGCAAACTTGCTCGTTGTAAAAGGTTCTGTGCCTGGAGCAAAAAATAGCTATGTTAAGATAACTAAGGTGTCTTGA
- the tuf gene encoding elongation factor Tu: MAKEKFVRDKPHVNVGTIGHIDHGKTTLTAAITYALAKKGLAQPRPFESIDNAPEERARGITIAVSHVEYSTEKRHYAHVDCPGHADYIKNMITGAAQMDGAILVVAANDGVMPQTREHVLLARQVNVPYIVVFMNKVDMVDDPELLDLVELEVRDLLKKYEFPGDEVPVIRGSALKALEAGMKPETTPDHPDLQPIYQLLDAIDTYIPIPQRDIDKPFLMPVEDVFSITGRGTVGTGRVERGRVKLGDEVEIVGLGQHKKTVVTGIEMFRKELDEAIAGDNVGLLLRGVEKDELERGMVIAAPGTITPHTKFEAEVYILSKEEGGRHTPFYKGYRPQFYFRTTDVTGTIVGLPEGQEMVMPGDNVRLTIELIAPVAMEEGLRFAIREGGKTVGAGVVTKILE; encoded by the coding sequence ATGGCGAAAGAAAAATTCGTAAGAGACAAACCCCATGTCAATGTTGGAACAATTGGTCATATTGACCACGGAAAAACAACATTGACAGCTGCTATAACTTATGCGCTTGCAAAGAAGGGTCTTGCACAGCCAAGACCATTTGAGTCAATTGACAATGCTCCTGAGGAGAGAGCCCGTGGTATTACGATCGCAGTTTCACATGTTGAGTATTCAACTGAAAAAAGACATTATGCACATGTTGATTGCCCAGGACACGCAGACTACATAAAGAACATGATTACTGGTGCAGCGCAGATGGACGGTGCAATTCTTGTTGTTGCAGCAAATGACGGAGTTATGCCACAGACAAGAGAGCATGTCCTTTTGGCAAGGCAGGTTAATGTTCCATACATTGTTGTGTTCATGAATAAAGTTGATATGGTTGATGATCCAGAACTTCTTGATCTTGTTGAGCTTGAAGTTAGAGATCTTTTGAAGAAATATGAATTCCCTGGCGATGAAGTTCCAGTTATTAGAGGTAGTGCTTTGAAGGCGCTTGAAGCTGGAATGAAACCGGAAACAACACCTGATCATCCAGATTTACAGCCAATTTATCAACTGCTTGATGCGATTGATACCTATATTCCAATACCACAGCGCGATATTGACAAACCATTCCTTATGCCTGTTGAAGATGTTTTCTCAATCACTGGGCGTGGAACTGTAGGAACCGGTCGTGTTGAGAGAGGTAGAGTGAAACTTGGAGATGAAGTTGAGATAGTCGGACTTGGTCAGCATAAGAAGACAGTTGTTACAGGTATTGAAATGTTCCGCAAGGAACTTGATGAAGCAATTGCAGGTGATAATGTTGGATTACTTCTTCGTGGTGTTGAAAAGGATGAGCTTGAGCGTGGTATGGTTATAGCAGCACCTGGAACAATAACTCCGCATACTAAGTTTGAAGCTGAGGTTTATATTCTCTCCAAAGAGGAAGGTGGACGCCATACTCCGTTTTACAAGGGTTATAGACCTCAATTCTACTTTAGAACAACCGATGTCACTGGAACTATAGTTGGTTTACCAGAAGGTCAAGAGATGGTTATGCCGGGTGATAATGTTAGATTGACGATTGAGCTGATCGCACCTGTCGCTATGGAGGAAGGATTGAGGTTCGCTATTCGTGAAGGTGGTAAAACAGTTGGCGCAGGAGTAGTTACCAAGATACTTGAATAA
- the rpsS gene encoding 30S ribosomal protein S19, with protein sequence MARSLKKGPYVDPKLLKKVQEMLKTGQKKVIKTWARDCTIIPDFVGFTFAVHNGKQFIPIYITENMVGHKLGEFAPTRTFRGHPGTKAEKASKMKK encoded by the coding sequence ATGGCTCGTTCGCTTAAAAAAGGTCCGTATGTGGATCCGAAGTTATTAAAGAAAGTTCAAGAAATGTTGAAAACAGGACAGAAAAAAGTTATAAAGACCTGGGCTCGTGATTGCACTATAATTCCTGATTTCGTTGGCTTTACATTTGCGGTTCACAATGGAAAGCAGTTTATCCCGATTTATATAACTGAAAATATGGTTGGTCATAAACTTGGTGAGTTTGCTCCGACGAGAACCTTTAGAGGTCATCCTGGAACGAAAGCTGAAAAAGCAAGTAAAATGAAAAAGTAA
- the rpsQ gene encoding 30S ribosomal protein S17 has product MSEERIQEQEKVQQSQEGEQIQSEKPKRPQRKVRIGRVVSNKMNKTIVVAIERKVMHPIYKKVYVRTTKVMAHDENNECNIGDIVKIMETRPLSRHKRWRLVEIIERAK; this is encoded by the coding sequence ATGAGTGAGGAAAGAATCCAGGAGCAAGAAAAAGTTCAACAAAGCCAAGAAGGAGAACAAATTCAATCTGAAAAACCTAAACGACCTCAAAGGAAGGTTAGGATCGGAAGAGTTGTTAGCAACAAGATGAATAAAACTATTGTAGTTGCTATTGAGCGAAAGGTTATGCATCCAATTTACAAGAAAGTTTATGTGAGAACCACCAAAGTTATGGCTCATGATGAAAATAATGAGTGTAATATCGGCGATATTGTAAAAATCATGGAAACAAGACCGTTAAGCAGGCATAAAAGGTGGCGTCTTGTTGAAATAATAGAAAGAGCAAAATAA
- the rplX gene encoding 50S ribosomal protein L24: MNIKKNDTVLVIAGNYKGKIGKVLKVLREKERVLVEGVNIVKKHVRKSPKYPQGGIIEMEAPIHVSNVMLVCPKCGKATRVGHTTLVSADGKRSKMRVCKKCGEMF, translated from the coding sequence ATGAACATTAAGAAAAACGACACAGTTCTGGTAATCGCCGGAAATTATAAAGGCAAAATAGGAAAAGTTCTTAAAGTTCTTCGTGAGAAAGAAAGAGTTCTCGTTGAAGGAGTTAACATTGTTAAGAAACATGTTCGCAAATCCCCAAAGTATCCGCAAGGTGGAATAATTGAAATGGAAGCACCGATCCATGTTTCAAATGTCATGCTCGTTTGTCCAAAGTGTGGCAAAGCAACTCGTGTCGGGCATACGACTCTCGTCTCAGCTGATGGAAAAAGAAGCAAGATGAGAGTTTGCAAAAAATGTGGTGAAATGTTCTAA
- the rpsE gene encoding 30S ribosomal protein S5, producing MPKIKKVKPAEIEGLKEKLVMINRTAKVVKGGKRIRFNAIVVVGDKNGHVGVGLGKGREVTDAIQKASENAKKNIVEVPIVNGTVPHEVVAKFGASKVLVKPAAPGTGIIAGGAVRAVLELAGVQNVLTKCFGSTNPHNTVKATLKALTSMIDAKTMARKRGMTLKELFESDSLVKI from the coding sequence TTGCCGAAGATAAAGAAAGTAAAACCCGCGGAAATTGAAGGTTTAAAAGAAAAACTTGTAATGATTAACCGAACTGCGAAAGTTGTTAAAGGTGGTAAAAGAATTCGTTTCAATGCTATCGTTGTAGTTGGAGATAAAAATGGTCATGTTGGAGTTGGGCTTGGCAAAGGTCGTGAAGTTACCGATGCGATACAAAAGGCAAGTGAAAACGCAAAGAAAAATATCGTTGAAGTTCCAATCGTAAACGGGACCGTGCCACATGAGGTTGTCGCTAAGTTTGGAGCCTCAAAGGTTTTAGTTAAGCCAGCTGCGCCTGGAACTGGTATAATTGCAGGTGGAGCAGTTAGAGCAGTGCTTGAGCTTGCAGGAGTCCAAAATGTCCTTACAAAATGCTTTGGTTCAACCAATCCACATAATACTGTTAAGGCAACTTTGAAAGCTTTAACAAGCATGATTGATGCCAAAACTATGGCGCGAAAGCGTGGAATGACATTGAAAGAATTATTTGAATCTGATTCACTTGTAAAAATTTAA
- the rpsJ gene encoding 30S ribosomal protein S10 → MAQQRRIRIKLKSYDHRLIDKSADRIVRAVKQTGAVVSGPIPLPTKRSVFTVLRSPHVDKKSREQFEIRTHKRLIDILNWNAKTMDVLTKIDLPAGVEVEIKT, encoded by the coding sequence ATGGCTCAACAAAGAAGAATCAGGATCAAATTAAAGTCATACGATCATCGCTTAATTGATAAGTCAGCTGATAGAATTGTAAGAGCAGTGAAACAAACGGGCGCTGTTGTCTCGGGGCCTATACCCCTGCCGACAAAGCGCTCGGTTTTTACTGTTTTAAGATCACCGCATGTTGATAAAAAATCCCGCGAGCAGTTTGAGATAAGAACTCATAAGAGATTGATTGATATCTTGAATTGGAACGCGAAAACTATGGATGTTTTGACGAAAATTGATCTACCAGCAGGAGTAGAAGTAGAGATCAAGACATAA
- the rplD gene encoding 50S ribosomal protein L4 yields the protein MKLEVYKIDGTKSGEYVELKPEIFEIKPNDHAIYLAVKAYLANQRQGTHKTKTRGEVRGGGRKPWPQKHTGRARAGSIRSPLWVGGGTVFGPVPRDYSLDLPKKVKQLARKSALSYKLKDEQIIVVEDFTFEQPKTKKMVEILKAFNLLNKKVLLLTANTDLNVYKSGRNIPGLNILEAYKASTYDILNNQMILIQKSAVEVLQNTFTE from the coding sequence ATGAAGCTTGAGGTTTATAAAATTGACGGAACGAAGTCGGGTGAGTATGTTGAATTAAAGCCCGAAATTTTTGAGATCAAGCCGAATGATCACGCAATTTATCTTGCTGTTAAAGCTTATCTTGCAAATCAAAGGCAAGGAACTCATAAAACCAAGACGCGTGGAGAAGTAAGAGGTGGTGGTAGAAAACCTTGGCCACAAAAGCATACTGGAAGAGCGAGAGCAGGTTCTATAAGATCGCCGCTTTGGGTTGGTGGTGGAACTGTCTTCGGTCCAGTGCCGAGAGATTATAGTCTTGATTTACCTAAAAAGGTTAAACAGCTTGCAAGGAAATCCGCTTTATCTTACAAGCTCAAAGATGAGCAAATAATTGTTGTTGAGGATTTTACATTTGAACAACCTAAAACGAAAAAAATGGTAGAAATCCTAAAAGCGTTCAATCTTCTGAACAAAAAAGTTTTGCTTTTGACAGCAAATACGGACTTGAATGTTTACAAATCTGGAAGAAATATCCCAGGGCTTAACATTTTAGAGGCATATAAAGCGTCAACATATGATATCTTGAATAACCAAATGATCTTGATCCAAAAAAGCGCAGTTGAAGTTTTGCAAAATACTTTTACTGAATGA
- the rpmC gene encoding 50S ribosomal protein L29, with protein MKPNEIRQLSDEEIKQRIRELEEELLNLRFQKALGQLEKPHRFKMIRKDIARMKTILRERELQREKIKEGKVA; from the coding sequence ATGAAACCTAATGAAATAAGACAGCTTTCGGACGAGGAAATAAAGCAAAGAATAAGAGAGCTTGAAGAGGAACTTCTCAATTTGAGGTTTCAAAAAGCTTTAGGTCAGCTTGAGAAACCACACAGGTTTAAAATGATTCGCAAGGACATAGCGAGGATGAAAACAATTTTAAGAGAAAGAGAACTTCAAAGAGAAAAAATAAAAGAAGGTAAAGTTGCCTGA
- a CDS encoding type Z 30S ribosomal protein S14 encodes MARKASIQKALREPKYKVRKRNRCSICGRPRGYYRKFGICRICFRKLALEGKIPGVRKASW; translated from the coding sequence TTGGCACGAAAAGCATCAATCCAAAAAGCTCTAAGAGAGCCAAAGTACAAAGTTAGAAAGAGAAATCGTTGTTCAATATGTGGTAGACCAAGAGGATATTATAGAAAGTTTGGAATTTGTAGAATTTGCTTCAGAAAACTTGCGCTTGAAGGTAAAATCCCTGGTGTAAGAAAGGCAAGCTGGTAA